From the Desulfovibrio sp. TomC genome, one window contains:
- a CDS encoding DUF488 domain-containing protein, which produces MQSGPLSRPPIYTIGHSGHERATFLSLLARQGVNMVIDVRSHPVSRYMPQFSKDALAASLGLWGVSYLYLGRELGGLGRGEPIAAAVSFSRGIDRVMDCWRQAWRLVLLCAEEDPRRCHRAGRIAPELLARGARVVHIRGDGRLEPHTPAWNDFAMACILGDRNPQ; this is translated from the coding sequence ATGCAGTCGGGGCCACTTTCCCGGCCGCCCATCTATACCATCGGGCACAGCGGCCATGAACGGGCCACGTTTTTAAGCCTGCTGGCCCGCCAAGGCGTCAATATGGTCATCGACGTGCGCTCCCACCCGGTTTCCCGCTATATGCCGCAGTTTTCCAAGGACGCGCTGGCTGCATCCCTCGGGTTGTGGGGCGTTTCCTACCTGTATCTGGGGCGGGAGCTTGGCGGGCTGGGCCGGGGGGAGCCCATTGCCGCCGCCGTCTCGTTTTCCCGGGGTATCGACCGGGTCATGGACTGCTGGCGTCAAGCCTGGCGGCTGGTTCTGCTGTGCGCCGAGGAAGACCCCAGACGCTGCCACCGGGCCGGGCGCATCGCACCAGAGTTGCTTGCCCGAGGAGCCAGGGTGGTGCATATCCGGGGCGACGGCCGGCTTGAGCCCCATACTCCGGCCTGGAACGATTTCGCCATGGCCTGCATCCTTGGCGACAGGAATCCGCAATGA
- a CDS encoding DNA-3-methyladenine glycosylase I, which produces MGMESEKPRCPWCGELPLYMRYHDEEWGVPLHDDRALFELLLLEGAQAGLSWLTVLKRREGYRLAYDGFDPACVAAYDDAKMAELVADARIIRNRAKVAASVKNAQAFLAVKDAFGSFDAYLWRFVDGTPVVGGWDAIGQVPAVTPLAETVSRDLKARGFGFVGPTIVYAFLQAAGLVNDHLRDCFRFRELAGEA; this is translated from the coding sequence ATGGGCATGGAGAGTGAAAAGCCTCGGTGTCCGTGGTGCGGCGAGTTGCCGCTCTATATGCGCTATCATGATGAGGAATGGGGCGTACCGCTCCATGACGACCGGGCGCTTTTTGAACTGCTCCTCCTTGAAGGGGCGCAGGCCGGATTGTCGTGGCTCACAGTGCTCAAGCGCCGCGAGGGCTACCGCCTTGCCTACGACGGCTTTGATCCGGCCTGCGTGGCCGCCTATGACGACGCCAAAATGGCCGAACTGGTCGCTGACGCCCGCATTATCCGCAACCGGGCCAAAGTTGCGGCCTCGGTCAAAAATGCCCAGGCCTTTCTGGCCGTCAAAGACGCCTTTGGCTCCTTTGACGCCTATCTGTGGCGCTTTGTGGACGGAACGCCCGTGGTCGGCGGCTGGGACGCCATCGGGCAGGTTCCGGCGGTCACGCCGCTGGCCGAAACCGTCAGCCGCGACCTCAAGGCCCGGGGCTTCGGCTTTGTCGGCCCCACCATCGTGTACGCCTTCCTGCAGGCCGCCGGACTCGTCAACGACCACCTGCGCGACTGCTTCCGGTTCCGGGAGCTGGCCGGAGAGGCCTGA
- a CDS encoding menaquinone biosynthesis decarboxylase: MAYKDLQEFLRLLEKKGELKRIKPTLDPYLEIAEVTDRVSKAVGPALFFENPKGSRFPVVTNAFGSFDRIHLALECADLDALGQRIDDILEMEKPHGLIEKLKLLPKLAKMAGIFPKTVDSAPCQDVVLTGDDVDLSILPVLTTWPGDAGPFITFPVVVTKDPESGKRNVGMYRMQVFDKNTTGMHWHRHKGSAAHYYLAEKRGERLPVAVAIGPDPACTYAATAPLPDDIDEFLFAGFLRQKAVELVQCKTVDLQVPANSQFVLEGYVEPGERRREGPFGDHTGYYSLADDYPVFHVTAITHRKDAVYPATLVGPPPMEDTYMGKATERLFLPLIKKQLPEIVDLSLPVEGVFHNFCFVSIDKRYPGQTRKIMYAIWGLGQMMFTKIIVVVDAGVNVQNTAEVLWRVGNNVDPRRDVIIVDGPLDALDHAAPMPCFGGKMGIDATKKGPEEGHMRGWPDSLAMDETTKARIDALWGELGL; encoded by the coding sequence ATGGCGTACAAGGATTTGCAGGAATTTTTGCGGCTTCTGGAGAAGAAAGGCGAACTCAAACGCATCAAGCCGACGCTTGACCCGTATCTGGAGATCGCCGAGGTCACCGACCGCGTCTCCAAGGCCGTGGGACCGGCCCTTTTCTTTGAAAATCCCAAAGGATCGCGGTTTCCGGTAGTGACCAACGCCTTCGGGTCCTTTGACCGCATCCATCTGGCCCTGGAGTGCGCCGACCTGGACGCCCTGGGCCAACGCATCGACGACATCCTGGAGATGGAAAAGCCCCACGGGCTCATCGAAAAGCTCAAGCTGTTGCCGAAACTGGCCAAGATGGCCGGTATTTTTCCCAAAACAGTGGACAGCGCCCCTTGCCAGGATGTGGTCCTGACCGGCGACGACGTGGATCTGTCCATCCTGCCGGTGCTGACCACCTGGCCCGGCGACGCCGGACCGTTTATCACCTTCCCCGTGGTGGTGACCAAAGACCCGGAGTCCGGCAAACGCAACGTCGGCATGTACCGGATGCAGGTCTTTGATAAAAACACCACCGGCATGCACTGGCATCGCCACAAAGGCAGCGCCGCCCACTACTATCTGGCCGAAAAGCGTGGCGAACGCCTGCCCGTGGCCGTGGCCATCGGCCCTGACCCGGCCTGCACCTATGCCGCCACCGCCCCGCTGCCCGACGACATCGATGAATTTCTGTTCGCCGGGTTCCTGCGCCAGAAGGCCGTGGAGCTGGTGCAGTGCAAGACCGTGGATTTACAGGTGCCGGCTAACAGCCAGTTCGTCCTGGAAGGGTATGTCGAGCCGGGCGAGCGCCGCCGCGAAGGCCCCTTTGGCGACCACACCGGCTATTATTCCCTGGCCGACGATTACCCGGTCTTTCACGTGACCGCCATCACCCACCGCAAGGACGCCGTCTATCCGGCCACCCTGGTCGGCCCGCCGCCCATGGAAGACACCTACATGGGCAAGGCCACTGAACGCCTGTTTTTGCCGCTTATCAAAAAGCAGTTGCCGGAAATCGTGGACCTGAGCCTGCCGGTCGAAGGCGTGTTCCACAACTTCTGTTTTGTCTCCATTGACAAGCGCTACCCGGGCCAGACGCGCAAGATCATGTACGCTATCTGGGGCCTGGGCCAGATGATGTTCACCAAGATCATCGTGGTGGTGGATGCCGGGGTCAACGTGCAAAACACGGCCGAGGTGCTGTGGCGCGTCGGCAATAACGTCGACCCCCGGCGCGACGTCATCATCGTGGACGGACCGCTCGACGCCCTGGACCATGCCGCGCCCATGCCCTGCTTCGGCGGCAAGATGGGCATCGACGCCACCAAGAAGGGGCCGGAGGAAGGCCACATGCGCGGCTGGCCGGATTCGCTCGCCATGGACGAGACCACCAAGGCCCGCATCGACGCTCTGTGGGGCGAGTTGGGGTTGTAG
- a CDS encoding J domain-containing protein: protein MAGPDSMRLDQARSLLGVSPGDGIEAVKSAYRKLAFKLHPDLHPDDPAAKRKFQRLNEAYLLLRHYLADRDDRGPGPAEGEQSRTTGPRQPQGPDEQAKARTSRPGPPPPPPGPEPGAAHTQQKAKQAYNKASKDNADAGFYFRREEVLQDLLKDPFARQVFEDIYRQVKNGPKRQQKVAAKGARNVSFSWGDKAVSLDMSKGFIGSLKDYFRKQLDDEQTVRLPSSSLLPGTRIRVGIRHGLGNAKPTMVEVTLPPDFVVGRPIRLKGMGRRIGPMRGDLYLRLLAK, encoded by the coding sequence ATGGCCGGCCCGGATTCGATGCGTCTTGACCAGGCGCGCTCGCTGCTCGGGGTCTCTCCCGGCGACGGCATTGAGGCCGTCAAATCCGCCTATCGTAAGCTCGCCTTCAAGCTCCACCCGGACCTGCATCCTGATGATCCCGCCGCCAAACGCAAGTTCCAGCGGTTAAACGAAGCCTATCTCCTCCTGCGCCATTATCTTGCCGACCGGGACGACCGCGGCCCCGGTCCGGCGGAGGGAGAGCAATCCCGGACCACCGGCCCCAGGCAGCCCCAGGGTCCTGACGAGCAGGCCAAGGCCCGGACCAGCCGCCCCGGCCCGCCGCCACCTCCTCCGGGTCCCGAACCCGGCGCGGCCCACACCCAGCAAAAAGCCAAGCAGGCCTATAACAAGGCCTCCAAGGATAATGCCGACGCCGGGTTCTATTTCCGCCGCGAGGAGGTGCTCCAGGATCTGCTCAAGGACCCCTTTGCCCGGCAGGTCTTCGAAGACATCTACCGGCAGGTGAAAAATGGTCCGAAGCGACAGCAGAAGGTGGCGGCCAAAGGGGCGCGCAACGTCTCGTTCAGCTGGGGCGATAAAGCTGTATCTCTCGATATGTCCAAGGGATTCATTGGATCTCTCAAGGACTACTTTAGAAAACAGCTCGACGATGAACAGACCGTCCGCCTGCCAAGCAGCAGCCTGCTCCCAGGAACGCGCATCCGCGTGGGCATCCGCCATGGCCTGGGCAACGCCAAACCTACCATGGTGGAAGTGACCCTGCCCCCGGATTTCGTCGTGGGACGCCCCATCCGGCTCAAAGGCATGGGCCGGCGTATCGGCCCCATGCGCGGGGATTTGTACCTGCGCCTCCTGGCCAAATAG
- a CDS encoding YkgJ family cysteine cluster protein: MPSVIAFTCQRCGHCCEGVGGIVLSAFDLERLGSHLKLDRNALLERFTEHVGGRHRLVTGTDDSCIFYAAGCMVHQARPDVCRAWPYFRGNIIDADSHAMAAEDCPGINQQASHAEFARQGRDYLMAHKLCRSRGEDVPEALVIDCIPDTPEEAEHGRPGFDAS; this comes from the coding sequence ATGCCGTCTGTCATTGCTTTTACCTGTCAACGCTGCGGCCACTGCTGTGAAGGAGTGGGCGGCATTGTTCTGTCCGCTTTTGATCTCGAACGCCTGGGCAGCCATCTGAAACTTGACCGCAACGCGCTGCTCGAACGCTTTACCGAGCATGTCGGCGGCCGGCATCGACTGGTGACCGGCACGGACGACTCCTGCATCTTTTACGCTGCTGGCTGCATGGTGCATCAGGCCCGCCCCGACGTCTGTCGGGCTTGGCCGTATTTTCGCGGCAATATTATTGACGCCGACAGCCACGCCATGGCAGCCGAAGATTGTCCCGGCATCAATCAGCAGGCCTCGCACGCCGAATTTGCCCGCCAGGGCCGGGACTACCTCATGGCCCATAAATTGTGCCGCTCCCGGGGCGAGGACGTGCCCGAGGCCCTGGTGATCGACTGTATTCCGGACACCCCAGAGGAAGCGGAGCATGGCCGGCCCGGATTCGATGCGTCTTGA
- a CDS encoding CoA-binding protein, producing the protein MLYADATLKELLVPGKTIALVGAKDRPGTEVDMVGRFMIDAGFRVLPVHPARTTVWGIAARKTLADIDEPIDIVNLFRAPASCPAHAAEVLALPRLPACFWMQSGIASPEARQVLAPAGVCVVEDRCIMVEYRRLWG; encoded by the coding sequence ATGCTCTACGCTGACGCCACGCTGAAAGAACTGCTTGTCCCAGGCAAAACCATTGCCCTGGTCGGGGCCAAAGACCGCCCCGGCACCGAGGTCGACATGGTTGGCCGTTTCATGATCGACGCCGGTTTCCGCGTCCTGCCCGTGCATCCGGCCCGGACCACGGTCTGGGGCATTGCCGCCCGCAAGACCCTGGCGGATATTGACGAACCCATCGACATCGTCAACCTGTTTCGCGCCCCGGCCAGCTGCCCGGCCCATGCCGCTGAAGTGCTGGCCCTTCCCCGACTGCCGGCCTGCTTTTGGATGCAGTCCGGCATTGCCAGTCCCGAGGCCCGTCAAGTCCTGGCCCCGGCCGGAGTCTGCGTGGTGGAAGATCGTTGCATCATGGTTGAATACCGTCGTCTTTGGGGATAG
- the mqnC gene encoding cyclic dehypoxanthinyl futalosine synthase, producing the protein MPDRAIRRLRVDEARALWEVEDVFSLGKKAHAARLALHPEPVVTYIVDRNINYTNVCACGCRFCAFFKAPGQPGGYVLAPQELAAKVAETVELGGYQILLQGGMHPDLHLDFYTGMLSTLRAGFPGVAVHGFSPPEIVFLAKMEGLSIAEVLTELKASGLASLPGGGAEILSDPIRSHVSPNKCPADEWIEVMATAHALGLRSTATMVIGLGETIEHRLEHLSRLRDLQDKTGGFTAFIPWTFQPGNTALRVPEASSWEYLRMLALSRLFLDNIPNIQASWVTQGPMVGQMALYFGANDFGSTMIEENVVAAAGVRFSMEEDELRRLVVKAGFEPVRRNMDYSRREA; encoded by the coding sequence ATGCCAGATCGCGCCATACGCCGTTTGCGGGTGGATGAGGCCCGCGCCCTGTGGGAGGTCGAGGACGTTTTTTCCCTGGGGAAAAAGGCCCACGCCGCCCGACTCGCCCTGCATCCCGAACCGGTGGTCACCTATATCGTTGACCGCAATATCAATTATACCAATGTCTGCGCCTGCGGCTGTCGGTTCTGCGCCTTTTTCAAGGCCCCGGGACAGCCCGGCGGCTATGTGCTCGCCCCGCAGGAACTGGCCGCCAAGGTGGCCGAGACCGTGGAGCTCGGCGGTTATCAGATCCTGCTCCAGGGCGGGATGCACCCGGATCTGCATCTCGATTTTTATACCGGGATGCTCTCGACGCTGCGGGCCGGCTTTCCGGGCGTGGCCGTACACGGGTTTTCCCCGCCGGAGATTGTCTTCCTGGCCAAAATGGAAGGGCTGTCCATAGCCGAGGTCCTGACCGAACTCAAGGCTTCCGGACTGGCCTCGTTGCCCGGCGGCGGCGCGGAAATTCTGTCCGACCCCATCCGCAGCCATGTCTCGCCCAACAAGTGCCCGGCCGACGAGTGGATCGAGGTCATGGCCACGGCCCACGCCTTGGGGCTTCGCAGCACGGCCACCATGGTCATCGGCCTGGGGGAGACCATCGAACACCGCCTGGAGCATCTCTCCCGATTGCGCGATCTCCAGGATAAGACCGGGGGATTTACTGCCTTCATTCCCTGGACTTTTCAACCCGGCAATACGGCGCTTCGCGTGCCCGAGGCCTCGTCCTGGGAGTATCTGCGGATGCTGGCCCTGTCGCGGCTGTTTCTGGACAATATTCCCAATATCCAGGCCTCCTGGGTCACCCAGGGGCCGATGGTGGGGCAGATGGCGCTTTATTTTGGGGCCAACGACTTCGGCTCGACCATGATCGAAGAAAACGTGGTGGCCGCTGCCGGCGTGCGTTTTTCCATGGAAGAGGACGAATTGCGTCGGCTGGTGGTCAAAGCCGGATTTGAGCCGGTCCGGCGCAATATGGACTATTCCCGGCGCGAGGCCTGA
- a CDS encoding DMT family transporter, which produces MPSSSREMSWAAFFALVGATILWGSSFIAMKIAMREVSPLLVVFSRMAVASVVFGLLWRRMGGLAAGRGDWKWIAFMAFCEPCLYFIFESQALTYTQASQAGMITALLPVMTAVAAALFLKEKLEQRTMAGLLLAVAGVAVMSVTGEDTPAAPRPILGNFLEFVAMCCAVGYIITCKRLAVRHKPLYLTAAQSFMGMLFFSPALVIAPFPERLTLGPVLAIVFLGLGVTFVAYGLYNYGVSRAPAAKAAAFINLIPVVTCLLSRVLLDETLTPGQWLGGATTLVGVALSARPAKRVQASRRE; this is translated from the coding sequence ATGCCAAGCAGCAGCCGCGAGATGTCCTGGGCAGCCTTTTTCGCCCTTGTCGGGGCGACCATTTTATGGGGCAGCTCGTTTATCGCCATGAAGATCGCCATGCGCGAAGTCTCGCCGCTGCTGGTTGTTTTTTCCCGCATGGCCGTGGCCTCGGTGGTCTTCGGACTGCTGTGGCGGCGCATGGGCGGGCTGGCCGCCGGTCGGGGCGACTGGAAATGGATCGCCTTCATGGCTTTTTGCGAGCCATGCCTGTATTTCATTTTCGAATCCCAGGCTCTGACCTATACGCAGGCCTCCCAGGCGGGAATGATCACGGCCCTGTTGCCGGTGATGACGGCCGTGGCCGCTGCCCTGTTTCTTAAAGAAAAACTTGAACAACGGACCATGGCCGGCCTGCTCCTGGCCGTGGCCGGCGTGGCCGTCATGAGTGTCACGGGCGAGGACACCCCGGCCGCACCGCGCCCCATCCTGGGGAATTTCCTGGAGTTTGTGGCCATGTGCTGTGCTGTTGGGTACATCATCACCTGCAAGCGTCTGGCCGTGCGCCACAAGCCGCTCTACCTTACGGCGGCCCAGAGCTTTATGGGCATGCTTTTTTTCTCGCCGGCCCTGGTCATTGCGCCGTTCCCTGAACGCCTGACCCTCGGGCCGGTTCTGGCCATCGTCTTTCTGGGACTCGGGGTCACCTTCGTGGCCTACGGGCTGTACAACTATGGCGTCAGCCGCGCCCCGGCAGCCAAGGCGGCTGCCTTTATCAATCTCATCCCGGTGGTCACCTGCCTGCTGTCGCGCGTTCTCCTCGACGAGACCCTGACCCCGGGGCAATGGCTCGGAGGCGCGACAACCCTTGTCGGCGTGGCCCTAAGCGCCCGGCCGGCCAAACGGGTTCAGGCCTCGCGCCGGGAATAG
- a CDS encoding M24 family metallopeptidase produces MFEALERLPESEMRSRQESVRALLAKTAPEAGGLLVFSRLALYYLTGSWANGILWLPLTGEPVLLCRKGRERAALESPLPTIVGFRSFSDIVPLCREAGSALTPTCAAEQAGLPWNLASLLTSRLPDTVFTSGDAALAMAQAYKSEWELAKMRLCGARHARGLAELVPQRIRPGLTEREIARQCWDAFFELGHQGQLRMGSYGEEIFLGHIAVGDSANYPSVFNGPVGLRGEHPALPFSGYAGTVWKKGQVLTIDNGFSLEGYSTDKTQVYFAGKAADLPDAARRGHELCVAVQQAVATRLVPGAIPSELYALALSMAEAAGLSEGFMGLGDNQVRFLGHGIGLAIDGWPVLAKGFDVPLAAGMTLALEPKYGIPEVGMVGVENTFEVTAEGGRCLTGQDYDIICIE; encoded by the coding sequence ATGTTTGAAGCTCTCGAACGTCTGCCCGAGTCGGAAATGCGCAGTCGCCAGGAATCCGTACGCGCCCTGTTGGCCAAGACTGCCCCCGAAGCCGGCGGATTGCTCGTCTTTTCACGGCTGGCGCTCTATTATCTGACCGGTTCCTGGGCCAACGGCATCCTGTGGCTGCCGCTTACCGGCGAACCGGTGCTGTTGTGCCGCAAGGGGCGGGAGCGGGCGGCCCTGGAATCGCCCTTGCCGACCATTGTGGGTTTTCGTTCCTTTAGCGATATTGTCCCCCTTTGCCGCGAGGCCGGCAGTGCGCTCACGCCCACCTGCGCCGCCGAGCAGGCCGGGTTGCCCTGGAATCTGGCCTCGCTGCTTACATCCCGGCTGCCGGACACCGTCTTTACGTCCGGCGACGCCGCCCTGGCCATGGCCCAGGCCTATAAGTCGGAGTGGGAACTGGCCAAGATGCGGTTGTGTGGCGCGCGCCATGCCCGGGGGCTGGCCGAGCTTGTGCCGCAGCGTATCCGGCCGGGCCTGACCGAGCGGGAGATCGCCCGGCAGTGCTGGGACGCCTTTTTCGAGCTTGGGCATCAGGGCCAGTTGCGCATGGGCAGTTATGGAGAGGAAATCTTCCTCGGCCACATCGCGGTCGGGGATTCGGCCAACTACCCAAGTGTGTTCAACGGCCCGGTCGGCCTTCGCGGCGAACATCCGGCCCTGCCGTTTTCCGGCTACGCCGGCACGGTCTGGAAAAAGGGGCAGGTGCTGACCATCGACAACGGTTTCTCTCTGGAAGGCTACAGCACGGACAAGACGCAGGTCTATTTCGCCGGCAAGGCAGCCGATTTGCCCGATGCCGCCAGACGCGGCCATGAGCTGTGCGTGGCCGTGCAGCAGGCCGTGGCCACGCGGTTGGTTCCCGGCGCAATTCCCTCCGAACTCTACGCCCTGGCCCTGTCCATGGCCGAAGCGGCCGGCCTGTCCGAAGGCTTCATGGGGCTGGGCGACAATCAGGTCCGCTTTCTGGGCCACGGCATCGGACTGGCCATCGACGGTTGGCCGGTCCTGGCCAAGGGCTTTGACGTCCCGCTGGCCGCCGGCATGACGCTGGCCCTGGAGCCCAAGTACGGCATCCCGGAGGTCGGCATGGTGGGCGTGGAAAACACCTTTGAGGTGACGGCCGAGGGTGGCAGGTGTCTGACAGGTCAGGACTACGACATTATCTGTATTGAATAG
- a CDS encoding cyclase family protein — translation MKKPSPVIDISLPLSPETPAVPGDPPFVRRLFLSQATDGCEAAALRFSAHSAAHIDFPAHFLPGGKRVGDYPVAAFFLPAVVIDCGETMRLGPDVLAGAAVAAGEAVLFKTVNSRLRCFAGPDFPGDFAAATPELARELVARNIGLVGIDAMSIEPLDDPAYPVHQLLLAAGILILEGLTLATARPGRYRLVCLPLAMADAEASPVRAVLLDEAGEPAD, via the coding sequence ATGAAGAAGCCCTCCCCGGTCATCGACATTTCCCTGCCCCTGTCTCCGGAAACGCCGGCCGTGCCCGGGGACCCGCCTTTTGTCCGCCGTCTGTTTTTGTCCCAGGCAACCGACGGGTGCGAGGCGGCGGCTTTGCGCTTCAGCGCCCACAGCGCCGCCCACATCGATTTTCCGGCCCATTTCCTGCCCGGCGGCAAACGGGTCGGCGACTACCCGGTTGCCGCCTTTTTCCTGCCGGCCGTGGTCATCGACTGCGGCGAGACCATGCGCCTTGGCCCGGACGTGCTGGCCGGCGCGGCCGTCGCTGCGGGCGAGGCCGTGCTGTTTAAAACCGTCAATTCCCGCTTGCGCTGCTTTGCCGGCCCGGATTTCCCTGGCGACTTCGCCGCCGCCACCCCGGAACTGGCCCGAGAACTCGTAGCCCGCAACATCGGACTCGTTGGCATCGACGCCATGAGCATCGAACCCCTCGACGATCCAGCCTACCCGGTCCATCAGCTGCTGCTGGCCGCCGGCATTCTCATCCTGGAGGGACTTACCCTCGCCACGGCCCGGCCAGGACGCTACCGGCTGGTCTGTCTGCCCCTGGCCATGGCCGACGCCGAAGCCTCGCCAGTCCGGGCCGTCTTGCTCGACGAGGCCGGCGAGCCGGCCGACTAA
- a CDS encoding cytochrome c3 family protein, which produces MRSKVMLSGLIVMVCSLAMATAAFCEGGKFSKIVEAKSTLCYPLELTFKRPSGVLKTSFAPVKFSHGQHASVACVTCHHMWDGKGEVQGCAEEGCHDNLKDRQEATSYFRAFHDKNAENSCLGCHMKANVVRKEKGQKPLSVAPCSNNGCHVAAK; this is translated from the coding sequence ATGCGTTCCAAGGTCATGCTTTCCGGGTTGATTGTTATGGTATGCAGCTTGGCCATGGCCACGGCGGCTTTTTGCGAGGGCGGCAAGTTTAGCAAAATCGTGGAAGCCAAGTCCACGCTGTGCTACCCCCTCGAACTCACGTTCAAGCGCCCGTCCGGGGTGCTCAAAACCAGTTTTGCCCCGGTCAAGTTTTCCCATGGGCAACATGCGTCCGTAGCCTGCGTCACCTGCCACCACATGTGGGACGGCAAGGGTGAAGTTCAGGGCTGCGCCGAAGAAGGCTGCCACGACAATCTGAAGGATCGCCAGGAAGCGACGTCTTACTTCCGCGCCTTCCACGACAAGAATGCCGAGAACAGCTGCCTGGGCTGCCACATGAAGGCCAATGTGGTCCGCAAGGAAAAGGGCCAGAAGCCCCTTTCCGTGGCCCCCTGCTCCAACAATGGCTGCCACGTGGCCGCGAAATAA
- a CDS encoding CBS domain-containing protein, translating to MLTTRDLMTEDLIALRLDDSLLVAKQTMEDARIRHLPIVDAAGAFVGLLTHRDLLAASVSRLADIDAQTQEDIYAGIPLSEVMRSDVAMATPELPLRQAAEVLLTQKYGCLPVVECGKLVGILTASDFIRLSLELMDALEASERLDCADEDE from the coding sequence ATGCTGACCACCCGCGACCTGATGACCGAAGACCTCATTGCGCTTCGCCTTGACGACAGCCTGCTTGTCGCCAAGCAGACCATGGAAGACGCCCGCATCCGCCATCTGCCCATTGTCGACGCTGCCGGCGCGTTTGTGGGCCTGCTCACCCATCGCGACCTGCTGGCCGCTTCCGTGTCCCGCCTGGCCGACATTGACGCCCAGACCCAGGAAGACATCTATGCCGGCATTCCTTTAAGCGAGGTCATGCGCTCCGACGTGGCCATGGCCACCCCGGAGTTGCCCCTGCGCCAGGCGGCCGAAGTGCTGCTCACCCAGAAATACGGCTGCCTGCCCGTGGTCGAGTGCGGCAAATTGGTCGGCATTCTCACGGCCTCCGACTTTATTCGCCTGAGCCTTGAACTTATGGACGCCCTGGAAGCTTCCGAGCGTCTCGACTGCGCCGACGAAGACGAATAA
- a CDS encoding protein-L-isoaspartate(D-aspartate) O-methyltransferase, with product MNGSGQKTDLRRSRERMVRDQIEARGVSHPDVLRAMRKVPRHLFVEEALIPQAYEDHPLPIGHGQTISQPYVVAWMTELLGVAPGHKVLEIGTGSGYQAAVLAELGADVFTVERVKPLYELARARLDALRYRRVRLKLDDGTLGWPEEAPFDRILVAAGGPRIPAPLVGQLSETGRMVIPVGASRRSQTLCLVRRENGRVIVRELGGVMFVDLVGAHGW from the coding sequence ATGAACGGATCGGGGCAGAAGACGGATTTGCGGCGCAGTCGCGAACGCATGGTCCGCGACCAGATCGAGGCCCGGGGAGTAAGCCATCCCGACGTACTGCGGGCCATGCGCAAGGTGCCCCGGCATCTGTTCGTGGAAGAGGCGCTCATTCCCCAGGCCTACGAGGACCATCCGCTGCCCATCGGCCATGGCCAGACTATTTCCCAGCCGTATGTCGTAGCCTGGATGACGGAGCTGCTTGGAGTGGCCCCGGGGCACAAGGTCCTGGAGATCGGGACTGGTTCCGGCTATCAGGCCGCTGTGCTGGCCGAACTCGGGGCGGACGTGTTCACGGTTGAGCGGGTCAAACCGCTCTACGAACTGGCCCGGGCCCGATTGGATGCCTTGCGCTACCGCCGGGTGCGCCTTAAACTCGACGACGGGACACTGGGCTGGCCAGAGGAGGCCCCTTTTGACCGCATCCTGGTTGCGGCCGGCGGTCCCAGGATTCCTGCTCCGCTGGTGGGACAGTTGTCCGAAACAGGGCGTATGGTCATCCCCGTGGGCGCCTCCCGGCGCAGCCAGACGCTGTGTCTGGTCCGTCGGGAAAACGGTCGCGTCATTGTGCGCGAACTCGGCGGGGTCATGTTTGTTGACCTTGTCGGCGCCCATGGCTGGTAG